A window from Methanomassiliicoccus sp. encodes these proteins:
- a CDS encoding proton-conducting transporter membrane subunit, with protein MSTGELLAVLLFLIPVIGAAVVLIVRRRGAIVWTVVFVSAILVLASIGLLAYMASTSFEVLAIGSEDLYPMGPAMIIIGVALAGLFIVIGWRIRSPFIVTVATINLVLDLGLESWTDFREAAPAVLIDNLALILILITSVVGSIIAIYALRYMRDDTHQPRFFAVTLLFLGSMNGAVLCNDMLWLVLFWDVTTLCSFLLIGHTGTEEAQKAARRALGITLAGATALIVGAMLAFYYYGTQSVQEVPLAGLDGLALMPLALMAVAAFTKSAQLPFQSWLLGAMVAPTPVSALLHSATMVNLGVYLLLRLSPSIVEATAINWLVALVGGASFLASSILAMTQSNAKRVLAWSTVGNLGLITMCVGVSTPLAITAGVILLFYHSISKALMFLSVGAAKESLGSEDIEDMQGMWVTMPFVSAAIFIGVVTIVLPPFGMFASKWIISSAATAFPLLIFLLGVGFASIVVYYFKWIGNILSAVPARQTGLRRDPLAPNYKWTLGALMVGAVGLSALIGPVVRFLVEPFIERYFTLPVGTNDLNLFTASGEFPVFIFLLLTGIIFVGLSLLIHPGAEEISKPYASGEDFVFESRGSYFFGEASVRQGIALSEGTGILLVALLLAIPLLLEVA; from the coding sequence ATGAGCACGGGAGAGCTGCTTGCGGTCCTTCTTTTCCTTATCCCAGTCATAGGCGCGGCGGTCGTCCTCATCGTCCGGCGCCGGGGAGCCATCGTCTGGACTGTGGTCTTTGTGTCCGCTATCCTGGTCTTGGCGTCCATCGGCCTCCTGGCATACATGGCGTCCACCTCGTTCGAGGTACTGGCCATCGGATCGGAGGACCTTTATCCCATGGGTCCGGCGATGATAATCATCGGTGTGGCGCTCGCGGGGCTGTTCATCGTCATCGGCTGGAGGATCAGGAGCCCCTTCATTGTCACTGTGGCCACCATAAATCTGGTGCTGGACCTGGGATTGGAGTCCTGGACGGACTTCCGGGAGGCGGCTCCGGCAGTGCTGATCGACAACCTGGCGCTCATCCTGATCCTCATCACCTCTGTGGTAGGATCGATCATCGCCATCTATGCCCTTCGCTACATGAGGGACGATACTCACCAGCCCCGGTTCTTCGCCGTCACCCTGCTCTTCCTGGGAAGCATGAACGGGGCGGTTCTGTGCAACGACATGCTGTGGTTGGTCCTGTTCTGGGACGTCACCACCCTGTGCTCATTCCTGCTCATAGGCCATACCGGCACGGAGGAGGCCCAGAAGGCGGCCAGGAGAGCGTTGGGGATCACCCTGGCGGGAGCCACCGCGCTGATCGTCGGAGCGATGCTGGCATTCTACTACTACGGTACCCAGTCGGTGCAGGAGGTCCCCCTGGCTGGCCTCGACGGCTTGGCCCTGATGCCCCTCGCCCTCATGGCGGTGGCGGCGTTCACCAAGTCCGCTCAGCTCCCCTTCCAGTCTTGGCTTCTGGGAGCTATGGTCGCCCCCACCCCGGTTTCCGCGCTGCTACACAGCGCCACCATGGTCAACCTGGGAGTATATCTCCTCCTCAGATTATCGCCCAGCATCGTGGAGGCCACCGCCATAAACTGGCTGGTGGCGCTGGTCGGCGGGGCCAGTTTCCTCGCCTCCTCGATATTGGCCATGACCCAGAGCAATGCCAAGCGGGTGCTGGCCTGGTCCACTGTTGGCAACCTCGGACTGATCACCATGTGCGTGGGGGTATCGACTCCCCTGGCCATCACCGCGGGGGTCATCTTGCTGTTCTACCACTCCATCTCCAAGGCCCTCATGTTCCTGTCCGTGGGGGCGGCCAAGGAGAGCCTGGGGAGCGAGGACATCGAGGACATGCAGGGGATGTGGGTAACCATGCCCTTCGTCTCCGCCGCCATCTTCATCGGGGTCGTGACCATCGTGCTGCCCCCCTTTGGGATGTTCGCCTCCAAGTGGATTATCAGCTCCGCGGCCACCGCGTTCCCGCTTCTCATCTTCCTGCTGGGGGTGGGCTTCGCGAGCATAGTGGTCTATTACTTCAAGTGGATCGGCAACATCCTCTCTGCGGTACCGGCCCGGCAGACGGGGCTCCGACGGGACCCCCTGGCCCCGAATTACAAGTGGACTCTGGGGGCTCTCATGGTCGGGGCGGTGGGCTTGTCGGCCCTCATCGGCCCGGTGGTGCGGTTCCTGGTGGAGCCGTTCATCGAGCGCTATTTTACCCTGCCGGTGGGGACCAATGATCTGAACCTGTTCACCGCCTCTGGTGAGTTCCCGGTGTTCATCTTCCTGTTGCTCACCGGCATCATCTTCGTAGGCCTCAGTCTCCTTATCCATCCCGGGGCCGAGGAGATCTCCAAGCCCTACGCTAGCGGAGAGGATTTCGTGTTCGAGTCGCGGGGCAGTTACTTCTTCGGCGAAGCCTCGGTGCGCCAAGGCATCGCCCTATCCGAGGGCACAGGCATCCTGCTGGTCGCCCTCCTCCTGGCTATTCCGTTGTTGCTGGAGGTGGCGTGA
- a CDS encoding NADH-quinone oxidoreductase subunit C, whose amino-acid sequence MTEAAPPDFDREAYRGLRKMVGQMIDSGARMIAIVARERDDGVMELIYVFDRDRRLADLRFLILPEWEIDSVADLYKGALTLEREIVDLFGLRIKGVRPGLFLVEGKSPVAPLRKRKAPAPGGDADG is encoded by the coding sequence ATGACCGAGGCTGCCCCGCCGGACTTTGACCGTGAGGCCTACCGGGGGCTGCGGAAGATGGTCGGCCAGATGATAGATTCCGGGGCTCGGATGATCGCCATCGTGGCCAGGGAGAGGGATGATGGAGTCATGGAGCTTATCTACGTGTTCGACCGGGACAGGAGACTGGCCGATCTCCGCTTCCTCATCCTCCCGGAGTGGGAGATCGACTCGGTGGCAGACCTGTACAAGGGCGCCTTGACCCTGGAGAGGGAGATCGTCGATCTCTTCGGCCTCAGGATCAAGGGGGTCCGCCCTGGCCTGTTCCTGGTGGAGGGCAAGAGCCCGGTGGCCCCCCTGCGCAAGAGGAAGGCCCCGGCGCCCGGAGGGGATGCCGATGGGTAA
- a CDS encoding hydrogenase 4 subunit F — translation MIEFLLLMPLIAAALCYPLKKRRFIETAAVAGSAVTLAVASYLSYQVFALGTIDEGLLYMDPFSAYTLMLVSFVGLLAVIYSLSYIGRENDEGIITTLKLRNYYLFFQLFVFTMLLVCVSNNLGIMWIAIEGTTLASAYLVGLYDRETSVEAAWKYLVICSVGITLALLGIIMVYASSIQWLGESSSGLDWSTLMSVAGSLDPTLLKIAFIFVLVGYGTKVGLAPMHTWLPDAHSQAPTPVSALLSGVLLNCAMYGILRFHMIVSASSLGPGFSGGLLLLFGLISLGIAAAYIVMSKDYKRMLAYSSIEHMGIIAVGFGFGGYWGIFGALFHMLNHALAKTLMFFGAGNILHRLRTKDIDQVRGVLKILPATGVLFIGGALAITGCPPFSLFLSEFMVLVGGISAGQSVGVVLYLLLLVIVFAAFMYHVGRMVFGEPADVGGEEGERSWVDTALMTALLLSILAMGLYLPAFLNDALQQIIQLFPGGSS, via the coding sequence TTGATCGAGTTCCTGCTCCTGATGCCGCTGATCGCCGCGGCGTTATGTTATCCCCTCAAGAAGCGGCGATTCATCGAGACGGCGGCGGTGGCCGGCTCAGCGGTCACCCTGGCGGTGGCATCGTATCTCTCCTATCAGGTGTTCGCATTGGGCACCATCGACGAGGGCCTGCTGTACATGGACCCTTTCTCGGCCTACACCCTGATGTTGGTCTCCTTCGTCGGCCTGCTGGCGGTGATTTACTCACTATCTTACATCGGCAGGGAGAACGATGAGGGGATAATCACCACCCTGAAGCTCAGGAACTACTACCTGTTCTTCCAGCTGTTCGTCTTCACCATGCTCCTGGTGTGCGTATCCAATAATCTGGGGATCATGTGGATCGCCATTGAGGGCACCACCCTGGCCTCGGCCTACCTGGTCGGACTGTACGACCGGGAGACCTCCGTAGAGGCAGCGTGGAAGTACCTGGTCATCTGCTCGGTGGGCATCACCCTCGCCCTCCTGGGTATCATCATGGTCTACGCCTCTTCCATCCAGTGGCTGGGAGAATCGTCGTCGGGCCTAGATTGGTCCACCCTGATGTCGGTGGCCGGCTCGCTTGACCCCACCCTGCTGAAGATCGCGTTCATCTTCGTTCTGGTGGGCTACGGGACCAAGGTCGGTCTGGCGCCGATGCACACCTGGTTGCCGGATGCACACTCGCAGGCCCCCACCCCCGTGTCCGCTCTGCTGTCCGGCGTGCTGCTGAACTGCGCCATGTACGGGATCCTGAGGTTCCACATGATCGTGTCCGCCTCCTCCCTGGGTCCCGGCTTCTCGGGTGGGCTCCTCCTGCTCTTTGGCCTCATCTCGCTGGGCATCGCCGCGGCGTACATCGTCATGTCCAAGGATTACAAGCGCATGCTGGCGTATTCCTCGATCGAACACATGGGGATCATCGCCGTCGGCTTCGGTTTCGGCGGTTACTGGGGCATCTTCGGGGCCCTGTTCCACATGCTCAACCACGCGCTGGCCAAGACGCTGATGTTCTTCGGCGCGGGCAACATCCTCCACCGGCTGAGGACCAAGGACATCGATCAGGTCCGGGGGGTCCTAAAGATCCTTCCAGCTACCGGGGTCCTGTTCATCGGCGGCGCGTTGGCGATCACCGGATGCCCGCCTTTCTCCCTCTTCCTGAGCGAGTTCATGGTGCTGGTGGGAGGCATCAGTGCGGGCCAGAGCGTCGGCGTGGTGCTATACCTTCTGCTGTTGGTCATCGTCTTCGCGGCCTTCATGTACCATGTGGGGCGCATGGTGTTCGGTGAGCCGGCCGATGTTGGCGGAGAGGAGGGGGAGAGGAGCTGGGTGGACACCGCTCTCATGACCGCGCTCCTCCTATCCATCCTGGCGATGGGACTCTATCTCCCGGCGTTCCTCAATGACGCGCTGCAACAGATCATCCAGCTGTTCCCGGGAGGTAGCTCATGA
- a CDS encoding universal stress protein, with product MEEPSTSEGQVQGRNLLLATDGKPHSAKAIAFAMEMAKLTSSKLFILYVVSTKNDEDRSNLIKEGMRVLSDLKRQAGDRDLDVTTLLEGGSPYQNIVSTAERVKAGAIIVGTSGKTVLDRVLIGSVSEYVVRNSGCTVIVVK from the coding sequence ATGGAGGAGCCCTCAACCTCGGAGGGGCAGGTGCAGGGAAGGAACCTGCTCTTGGCCACGGACGGGAAACCTCACTCGGCCAAGGCCATCGCCTTCGCCATGGAGATGGCCAAGCTGACCTCGTCGAAGCTCTTCATCTTGTATGTGGTCAGCACCAAGAACGATGAGGACCGGTCGAACCTCATCAAGGAAGGGATGAGGGTCCTGTCGGACCTCAAGCGCCAGGCGGGGGACAGGGACCTGGACGTGACTACCTTGCTGGAGGGGGGTTCGCCATACCAGAACATCGTCTCCACCGCGGAGCGGGTCAAGGCTGGGGCCATCATCGTGGGCACTTCGGGGAAAACGGTGCTGGATCGGGTCCTTATCGGCTCGGTTTCCGAGTACGTGGTGCGCAACTCCGGCTGCACCGTCATCGTCGTGAAGTGA
- a CDS encoding NADH-quinone oxidoreductase subunit C — MSEDQVREVLRRMPASVMVRVDQYEVKGKELRMVVRPDAMVPLALHLRQEHKARLVTLHATDDRALEGVFKLHLLMVPLGMDAFVSATTSLGLGEWRYESLTPSINDADWYEREIQDMFGLMAIGHPDPRPLALHEDWPEGRYPLRKDFPLEERPPRVNGEYHFTKVEGEGVYEIPVGPVHAGVIEPGHFRFSVAGEPIINLEVRLGYVHRGIEKLSESTPYTKGVYLAERISGDNSMAHSTAYCQAVESLASCPVPERAEYIRTVMLELERLYNLLGDIAGIALDTALTVAAANGYVLREKAMNLNECLTGSRLLRSVNVLGGVRRDLTSNDREKVLATMVKLKLEFEDLVTLMTTSPSMMDRVETTGVLTREMAMDLNVVGPAARASGVDRDVRRDHPYAAYDRLDFLVPTHSSGDVNARMRVKMGEVRESFSLIDQALDRMPPGPIRGKLGTGSLGQIAYSLVESPRGEIVHWMMAGRGSPARHKVRDASFCNWLAMEQAVLGNIVPDFPLINKSFNLSYSGNDL; from the coding sequence ATGAGTGAGGACCAGGTGCGGGAGGTGCTCCGCAGGATGCCCGCCTCGGTGATGGTGCGGGTCGACCAGTACGAAGTGAAGGGAAAGGAGCTGCGAATGGTCGTGAGACCTGATGCTATGGTCCCTCTTGCCCTTCACCTGCGCCAGGAGCACAAGGCGAGGCTGGTGACTCTGCACGCCACCGACGACCGGGCTCTTGAGGGGGTCTTCAAGCTCCACCTGCTCATGGTTCCCCTGGGCATGGACGCGTTCGTCTCGGCGACCACCTCTCTCGGGCTGGGGGAATGGAGGTACGAGTCCCTGACCCCGTCCATCAACGACGCGGACTGGTATGAGCGGGAGATCCAGGACATGTTCGGTCTGATGGCTATCGGCCACCCTGACCCCCGGCCGCTGGCGCTCCATGAGGACTGGCCGGAGGGCCGGTACCCGCTGCGCAAGGACTTCCCGCTGGAGGAACGTCCTCCACGGGTGAACGGTGAGTACCATTTCACCAAGGTGGAAGGCGAGGGGGTGTACGAGATTCCGGTAGGGCCGGTGCACGCCGGGGTCATTGAACCAGGACACTTCCGCTTCTCCGTCGCCGGCGAGCCCATAATCAATCTGGAAGTTCGCCTAGGGTATGTGCACAGAGGGATCGAGAAGCTATCTGAGTCCACTCCCTACACCAAGGGAGTGTACCTGGCGGAGCGCATCTCCGGGGACAACTCCATGGCCCACTCCACCGCGTACTGCCAGGCGGTGGAATCCCTCGCCTCCTGCCCGGTGCCGGAGCGGGCGGAGTACATCAGAACGGTCATGCTGGAGCTGGAGCGGTTATACAACCTGTTGGGAGACATCGCGGGAATCGCCCTGGACACCGCCCTGACCGTCGCCGCGGCCAACGGGTACGTGCTGAGGGAGAAGGCCATGAACCTCAACGAGTGCCTCACCGGCTCCCGCCTCCTGCGCTCGGTGAACGTGCTGGGCGGGGTGCGCAGAGACCTTACCTCCAACGATCGGGAGAAGGTCCTTGCTACCATGGTCAAGCTGAAGCTGGAGTTCGAGGACCTGGTGACCCTCATGACAACCTCCCCCTCGATGATGGACCGGGTTGAGACCACCGGTGTGCTAACCAGGGAGATGGCCATGGATCTCAATGTGGTAGGCCCGGCGGCCCGGGCCAGTGGGGTGGACCGAGACGTGCGGCGGGATCATCCCTACGCCGCCTACGATAGGCTCGACTTCCTTGTGCCTACTCATTCCTCGGGCGATGTCAACGCCCGCATGAGGGTGAAGATGGGTGAGGTCCGGGAGTCGTTCTCACTTATCGACCAGGCCCTCGACCGCATGCCCCCTGGCCCGATAAGGGGGAAGCTAGGGACAGGATCCCTGGGACAGATCGCCTATTCCCTGGTCGAATCGCCGAGGGGGGAGATCGTCCACTGGATGATGGCCGGCCGAGGCTCGCCGGCACGTCACAAGGTGAGGGACGCCTCCTTCTGCAATTGGCTGGCGATGGAGCAGGCAGTACTGGGCAATATCGTCCCCGATTTCCCGCTCATCAATAAGAGCTTCAACCTGTCCTATTCGGGCAATGACCTGTGA
- a CDS encoding NADH-quinone oxidoreductase subunit B family protein, with the protein MDEATERLGEELKARIMKAFGRSLSIREVDAGSCNGCEVEVNALTNAIHDVERFGLHIVASPRHADMLLVTGPVTRGMLPALLQTYKATPSPKMVVAMGSCAISGGIFCGTYATLDGVDKILPVDVYIPGCPPRPQAIIQGILLAVERWEAKA; encoded by the coding sequence ATGGATGAGGCGACCGAGAGGCTAGGAGAGGAATTGAAGGCCAGGATCATGAAGGCCTTCGGCCGCTCCCTCTCCATTCGGGAGGTCGACGCTGGCTCCTGCAACGGCTGTGAGGTCGAGGTCAACGCCCTCACCAACGCCATCCACGACGTGGAGCGCTTCGGTCTGCACATCGTGGCCTCCCCCCGCCACGCGGACATGCTGTTGGTCACCGGGCCGGTGACCCGTGGCATGTTGCCCGCCCTGCTGCAAACCTACAAGGCGACGCCTTCCCCTAAGATGGTGGTAGCCATGGGCTCCTGCGCCATATCCGGAGGCATCTTCTGCGGCACCTACGCCACCCTCGACGGCGTGGACAAGATATTGCCGGTGGACGTGTACATACCAGGTTGTCCCCCTCGCCCCCAGGCGATCATCCAGGGAATATTACTGGCAGTGGAACGGTGGGAAGCTAAGGCGTGA
- a CDS encoding hydrogenase, with protein sequence MLPLIRLFALQSIALGSLAFTVAWVTGSGHIYLVAVLTVAIKGALIPWMLIYVMRQIKVEREVEPVVSIPLSLLLCGGLTVVAFYITQPIIFTGGAIDTITKNCLAISIAVVFIGFFTMISRKKAITQIMGLLTMENGLFLAAISVTYGMPLIVELGIFFDILVAVLIMGLFAFRINRTFASVDTTILRRLRD encoded by the coding sequence ATGCTCCCGCTGATCCGCCTGTTCGCGCTGCAGTCGATTGCCCTGGGGTCCCTGGCCTTCACCGTGGCGTGGGTCACCGGCTCCGGCCACATCTACCTGGTGGCGGTGCTGACGGTGGCCATCAAGGGAGCGCTCATACCCTGGATGTTGATATACGTCATGAGGCAGATCAAGGTTGAGCGGGAGGTCGAGCCAGTGGTCAGCATCCCCCTCTCCCTGCTACTATGTGGCGGTCTGACGGTGGTGGCCTTCTACATCACCCAACCCATCATCTTCACCGGCGGGGCCATCGACACGATCACCAAGAACTGCCTGGCGATCTCCATCGCGGTCGTGTTCATCGGTTTCTTCACCATGATCTCGCGCAAGAAAGCCATCACCCAGATCATGGGCCTGCTGACTATGGAGAACGGGCTGTTCCTGGCCGCCATCTCGGTGACCTACGGTATGCCCTTGATCGTGGAGCTTGGCATATTCTTCGATATCCTGGTGGCGGTGCTTATCATGGGCCTCTTCGCCTTCCGCATCAACCGTACCTTCGCCAGCGTTGACACGACCATCCTGAGGAGGCTGCGGGATTGA
- a CDS encoding NADH-quinone oxidoreductase subunit H, producing MEVITYILQLLIIILAPLAVGLGAGIDRKITARMQNRLGPPVVQPFYDIGKLLAKRPMLLSRLQVVFAGAALLFHAAALALFVAGGDLIVAFFVSGTGSICLVMGAFSARSPYSYIGGQRELLAILAYEPVLFLVVLAIGLETSFLVSGIGGGLLIALPLVLLALIPVLVILLEKSPFDVPTAHQEIMSGPYVEYSGPYLAIMEVARWFQLAFVFGLVTLFFWSADPVVSAGGKLALAFAVLFVTIIIDNITARLTRGRMVRFMLTVGVGLVAINLLVLFVIGQGAI from the coding sequence ATGGAGGTGATCACCTACATCCTGCAGTTGCTGATCATCATCCTCGCCCCCCTGGCGGTAGGCCTAGGGGCCGGTATCGATAGGAAGATCACGGCCCGTATGCAGAATCGCCTGGGGCCGCCGGTGGTGCAGCCGTTCTACGACATCGGGAAACTGCTGGCCAAGCGCCCAATGTTGCTTAGCCGCCTCCAGGTGGTATTCGCCGGGGCCGCCCTGCTGTTCCACGCCGCCGCCCTGGCACTGTTCGTGGCGGGAGGCGATCTTATCGTGGCCTTCTTCGTCTCCGGGACGGGGTCGATCTGTCTGGTGATGGGGGCGTTCTCCGCCCGCTCCCCCTATTCCTACATCGGGGGGCAGAGGGAGCTGCTGGCGATCCTGGCCTATGAGCCGGTACTCTTCCTCGTGGTGCTGGCCATCGGCCTGGAGACCTCCTTCCTGGTCAGCGGGATAGGAGGCGGGTTGCTCATCGCGCTACCACTGGTCCTCCTCGCCCTGATACCGGTGCTGGTCATCCTGCTGGAGAAATCGCCCTTCGACGTGCCCACCGCTCACCAGGAGATAATGTCCGGGCCGTACGTGGAGTACTCAGGCCCCTACCTGGCGATAATGGAGGTGGCAAGGTGGTTCCAGCTGGCATTCGTCTTCGGCCTGGTGACCCTGTTCTTCTGGAGCGCCGACCCGGTTGTGTCGGCCGGAGGAAAGCTGGCCCTGGCCTTCGCGGTGTTGTTCGTCACCATCATCATCGACAACATCACAGCCCGGCTGACCCGCGGGAGGATGGTCCGGTTCATGCTGACGGTGGGCGTAGGTCTGGTGGCGATCAACCTACTGGTCCTCTTCGTGATCGGACAGGGGGCGATATGA
- a CDS encoding 4Fe-4S binding protein has product MFKFLKLGVLKNGVQTRNYPQERNPPFDAFLGLPAVDAEACDRCSDCVHTCPTQAITVLPTGIEISAERCIFCAACAEACEAITMSKRFELASRSREGLKVVYRHG; this is encoded by the coding sequence ATGTTCAAGTTCCTAAAGCTCGGGGTGCTCAAGAACGGGGTGCAGACCCGCAACTATCCGCAGGAGCGGAATCCTCCTTTCGACGCCTTTCTCGGTCTGCCGGCGGTGGATGCGGAAGCGTGCGACCGATGCTCCGACTGCGTCCACACCTGCCCCACCCAGGCCATAACCGTGCTTCCGACTGGCATCGAGATATCGGCGGAGCGGTGTATCTTCTGCGCGGCGTGCGCCGAGGCCTGCGAAGCCATCACCATGAGCAAACGGTTCGAGCTGGCCTCCCGCTCCCGGGAGGGCCTGAAGGTGGTGTACCGTCATGGATGA
- a CDS encoding nickel-dependent hydrogenase large subunit — MGKATTIPFGPQHAAFLEPLNVKLTLDEETVVGAELNQGYNHRGMEYALSLDYKKSQYLAERVCGICSYHHSSAYCQGVEAIYGLDVPARAKLIRTIMMECQRLTSHLLALGHIAEAVGYENLFMQCFREREYVMMLVNRISGNRVHYSMNVVGGVKRDLDGERVRDIQATMRELRPRLEELQRVFGRDGTLSKRTRGVGKLSKREANEWGTVGPVARASGIDRDIRQDGFAAYSLLRFAPVVREEGDCYARMMVRMDECLRAVDIIEQSLPLLEDGPVAVQVKGHPKGESFSRVEAPRGELMYYINAKGTLALERIKLRTPALMNVASLLAMLPGCQLADVPTITVSVDPCICCTDR, encoded by the coding sequence ATGGGTAAGGCGACAACGATCCCGTTCGGGCCGCAGCACGCCGCTTTCCTCGAGCCGCTCAACGTCAAGCTCACGTTGGACGAGGAGACAGTGGTGGGGGCGGAGCTGAACCAGGGATACAATCACCGGGGGATGGAGTACGCCCTCTCCCTCGATTACAAGAAGTCCCAGTATCTGGCCGAGAGGGTGTGTGGGATTTGCTCCTACCATCATTCCTCGGCGTATTGTCAGGGCGTGGAAGCGATCTACGGCCTAGACGTCCCGGCACGGGCCAAGCTCATCCGCACCATCATGATGGAGTGCCAGCGCCTGACCTCCCACCTCCTGGCGCTTGGCCATATCGCCGAAGCCGTGGGGTACGAGAACCTGTTCATGCAGTGCTTCCGGGAACGGGAGTACGTGATGATGCTGGTCAATCGCATCTCGGGTAACCGCGTCCATTACTCCATGAACGTGGTAGGTGGGGTCAAGAGGGATTTGGATGGGGAGAGGGTCAGGGATATTCAGGCGACAATGCGGGAGCTGCGTCCCCGCCTGGAGGAGCTACAGCGGGTGTTCGGACGGGATGGCACTCTGTCCAAGCGCACCCGGGGAGTGGGCAAACTGTCGAAGCGAGAGGCCAATGAATGGGGTACCGTCGGCCCAGTGGCACGGGCCTCGGGTATCGACCGGGACATCCGTCAGGACGGGTTCGCCGCGTACTCTCTACTCAGGTTCGCCCCGGTAGTCCGGGAAGAGGGGGACTGCTACGCCCGAATGATGGTGCGCATGGACGAGTGCCTGCGGGCGGTGGATATAATCGAGCAGAGCCTCCCCCTGCTGGAGGATGGGCCGGTGGCGGTCCAGGTCAAGGGTCACCCCAAGGGTGAGTCCTTCTCCCGGGTGGAGGCTCCCCGGGGCGAGCTGATGTACTACATCAATGCCAAGGGTACGCTGGCGCTAGAGCGCATCAAGCTCAGGACCCCCGCGCTGATGAACGTGGCGTCGTTGCTGGCCATGCTGCCCGGATGCCAACTTGCGGACGTGCCCACGATCACGGTGTCGGTGGACCCCTGTATCTGTTGTACGGATCGGTGA
- a CDS encoding NADH-quinone oxidoreductase subunit B family protein, with product MTLEEKMRMRSPWIMHFDTGSCNGCDLEVWALLTPRYDVERFGAVNRANPKQADVLLVTGPVTKRCEDRLRNLYEQTPEPKLVIACGDCASTGAPFHNCYNVNGGVDKVIPVDVYVPGCACRPEALIDALVLGLSMWREKVQKMVGEEGR from the coding sequence ATGACGTTGGAAGAAAAGATGCGGATGAGATCGCCGTGGATCATGCATTTCGATACCGGTTCGTGCAACGGGTGCGACCTGGAGGTTTGGGCTCTGCTCACGCCGCGCTATGACGTGGAAAGGTTCGGGGCGGTCAACCGGGCCAACCCCAAGCAGGCCGATGTCCTCCTCGTCACCGGTCCCGTGACCAAGCGGTGCGAGGACCGGCTGAGGAACCTGTACGAGCAGACGCCCGAGCCCAAGCTGGTCATCGCCTGCGGGGACTGCGCATCCACTGGCGCGCCTTTCCACAACTGCTACAACGTCAACGGAGGCGTGGACAAGGTGATTCCAGTGGACGTCTATGTGCCGGGGTGCGCCTGCCGGCCGGAGGCTCTCATCGACGCCCTAGTGTTGGGACTGTCGATGTGGAGGGAGAAAGTTCAGAAGATGGTCGGGGAGGAGGGGCGATGA
- a CDS encoding NADH-quinone oxidoreductase subunit H, with protein sequence MILEVAQFLLVLAIAPLVTGIIRKAKALMQSRRGPSVLQPYRDLWKLLCKGSVVSNDASWVFTITPYACIAAVTVAALLVPVVYAGTFGFLGDLIVLIYLLAMMRFFMALAALDTGSAFGGMGSSREMYISSVVEPTMLLSIFAMALVAGTTSLASIAERIASSGLDLISPALFLAAAAFFIATLAENARVPFDNPSTHLELTMIHEAMLLEYSGKQLALMEMASMTKLVIFLAIMSNVFFPWGIATTDDPMAIAVGLAVFLGKLILLALIIALIESSFSKMRLFRLPNLLTVAFILALLAVISFYILGVL encoded by the coding sequence ATGATCCTCGAGGTCGCCCAGTTCCTCCTGGTGCTTGCCATCGCCCCCCTGGTCACCGGAATCATCCGCAAGGCCAAGGCGCTGATGCAGAGCCGCCGGGGCCCCAGCGTACTCCAGCCCTATCGCGATCTGTGGAAGCTGCTGTGCAAGGGCTCGGTGGTCTCCAACGATGCCTCCTGGGTGTTCACAATCACCCCTTACGCATGCATCGCTGCGGTCACCGTTGCCGCCTTGTTGGTCCCGGTGGTCTATGCCGGTACCTTCGGCTTCCTCGGCGACCTAATCGTGCTCATATATCTGCTGGCGATGATGCGGTTCTTCATGGCCCTGGCCGCCCTGGATACCGGCTCGGCGTTCGGAGGGATGGGCTCCAGCCGGGAAATGTACATCTCCTCGGTGGTCGAGCCGACCATGCTGCTATCCATCTTCGCCATGGCCTTGGTGGCCGGAACGACCTCCCTGGCTAGCATCGCCGAGCGTATCGCCTCCAGCGGCCTCGACTTGATCTCCCCGGCATTGTTCCTGGCCGCGGCGGCGTTCTTCATCGCCACCCTGGCGGAGAACGCCCGAGTTCCCTTCGACAACCCATCTACTCATCTTGAGCTCACAATGATCCACGAGGCCATGCTCCTGGAGTACTCTGGCAAGCAGCTGGCCCTCATGGAGATGGCCTCCATGACCAAGCTGGTCATCTTCCTGGCCATCATGTCCAACGTTTTCTTCCCGTGGGGCATCGCCACCACCGACGACCCCATGGCCATCGCCGTCGGGCTAGCGGTTTTCCTGGGCAAGCTCATCCTCCTCGCGCTCATCATCGCCCTCATCGAGTCCTCCTTCTCCAAGATGCGCCTGTTCCGCCTGCCCAACCTATTGACCGTGGCATTCATCCTGGCCCTCCTGGCCGTCATCTCGTTCTACATCTTGGGGGTGCTCTGA